The proteins below come from a single Clarias gariepinus isolate MV-2021 ecotype Netherlands chromosome 17, CGAR_prim_01v2, whole genome shotgun sequence genomic window:
- the trim3b gene encoding tripartite motif-containing protein 3b isoform X1, whose amino-acid sequence MSVTMAKRETGSTSPVVRQIDKQFLVCSICLDHFHNPKVLPCLHTFCERCLQNYIPAQSLTLSCPVCRQTSILPEKGVAALQNNFFITNLMEVLQRDPGCSRPEACNVLESVSAVVAGKPLSCPNHEGKVMEFYCESCETAMCLDCTEGEHREHVTVPLRDVLEQHKAALKNQLDAIRNRLPQLTVAIELVNEISRQLMERKTEAVNEISSTFEELERVLHQRKTALITDLENICSSKQKVLQSQLSSLQQAKEHIESSCNFTEQALCHGGAAEVLLVQKQMGDRAGALACHTFPERPHENCHLQCRLETEGLRRSIQNLGVLITTSAVGHTSVATGEGLRHAVIGQHTTITVTTKDKDGELVRSGNALLKAEITGPEGSKAVDVEVVDNKNGTYEVGYTLRSEGEHLFSLMLYGQPVRGSPFRLRAVKPSDVPQSPEDVKRRVKSPSGSGGHIRQKAVRRPSSMYSTTKKKENPIEDELIYRVGTRGREKGEFTNLQGISTCSGRVVVADSNNQCIQVFTNDGQFKLRFGVRGRSPGQLQRPTGVTVDMNGDIIVADYDNRWISIFSAEGKFKNKIGAGRLMGPKGVAVDRNGHIIAVDNKACCVFIFQSNGKLVTRFGARGSLDRQFAEKSGSNFAQEQKLSKSGPGFSPHFVAINNKNEIIVTDFHNHSVKVFSADGEFLYKFGSHGEGNGQFNAPTGVAVDANGNIIVADWGNSRIQVFDSSGSFLSYINTSADPLYGPQGLALTSEGHVVVADSGNHCFKVYRYLQ is encoded by the exons ATGTCTGTCACTATGGCTAAGCGTGAGACTGGCAGCACGAGTCCAGTGGTGCGGCAAATAGACAAGCAGTTCCTGGTCTGCAGCATCTGCCTTGATCACTTCCACAACCCCAAAGTGCTGCCCTGCTTACACACCTTCTGTGAACG GTGCTTACAGAACTACATCCCGGCTCAGTCACTGACTCTGTCGTGTCCGGTTTGCCGACAGACCTCCATCCTGCCTGAAAAAGGCGTAGCAGCGCTGCAGAATAACTTCTTCATCACTAATCTGATGGAGGTGCTGCAGAGAGATCCAGGATGTTCTCGTCCTGAGGCTTGCAATGTGCTGGAGTCTGTGAGTGCAGTAGTTGCTGGGAAGCCTCTGTCCTGCCCAAATCATGAGGGCAAG GTCATGGAGTTTTATTGTGAGTCCTGCGAAACTGCCATGTGTTTAGACTGTACAGAGGGAGAACACAGAGAACATGTCACTGTCCCTCTGAGGGATGTTCTAGAACAACACAAAGCAGCACTGAAGAATCAGCTAGATGCCATTCGAAACAG ATTGCCACAGCTCACAGTTGCGATTGAACTGGTGAATGAGATCTCCAGGCAGCTGATGGAGAGAAAGACTGAAGCAGTGAATGAAATCAGCAGTACATTTGAGGAGCTAGAGCGAGTTCTGCATCAACGTAAAACTGCCCTCATCACCGACCTAGAGAACATTTGCAGCTCCAAACAGAAG GTACTGCAGTCCCAGCTGTCATCATTGCAGCAGGCGAAAGAACATATCGAGAGCAGCTGCAACTTTACAGAACAGGCGCTGTGCCATGGGGGTGCTGCTGAAGTGCTTCTTGTGCAGAAGCAGATGGGGGATCGTGCAGGTGCTCTGGCTTGTCACACCTTTCCTGAACGTCCACATGAGAACTGCCATCTGCAGTGCCGCCTGGAGACTGAGGGCCTGCGGCGCTCCATCCAAAACCTGGGTGTCCTGATCACCACTAGTGCCGTTGGACACACTAGCGTGGCCACCGGGGAGGGCCTGAGGCATGCCGTCATCGGCCAGCACACCACTATCACAGTCACCACCAAGGACAAGGATGGAGAACTGGTGCGAAGCGGAAATGCACTTCTAAAAGCAGAGATCACAGGACCAGAAGGAAGCAAAGCAGTCGATGTTGAGGTAGTGGACAATAAAAATGGCACATATGAAGTGGGCTACACACTGAGGAGTGAGGgagaacatttattttcattaatgcTATATGGCCAACCTGTTAGAGGGAGTCCATTCAGACTGCGTGCCGTGAAGCCCAGCGATGTGCCTCAGTCACCTGAAGACGTAAAGAGGAGGGTAAAGTCGCCTAGTGGAAGTGGAGGACACATCAGGCAGAAAGCTGTGCGAAGACCCTCCAGCATGTACAGCACTACTAAGAAGAAGGAGAACCCTATTGAGGATGAACTTATCTACAGAGTAG GCACAAGAGGCCGGGAGAAGGGTGAGTTCACCAATCTTCAAGGCATCTCCACCTGCAGTGGCAGAGTTGTAGTGGCAGACAGCAACAACCAGTGCATACAG GTGTTTACTAATGACGGTCAGTTTAAACTGAGGTTTGGAGTGCGAGGTCGTTCACCAGGGCAACTGCAGCGACCAACAGGTGTGACAGTAGACATGAACGGAGACATCATAGTAGCTGATTATGATAATCGATGGATTAGCATCTTCTCCGCGGAAGGGAAGTTTAAG AATAAAATCGGTGCTGGGAGGTTGATGGGGCCAAAGGGCGTTGCAGTGGATCGTAATGGCCACATCATTGCCGTGGATAATAAAGCGTGCTGCGTCTTCATCTTCCAGTCTAATGGGAAACTGGTCACCAGGTTTGGGGCAAGGGGCTCGTTGGACAGACAGTTTGCAG AAAAAAGTGGTTCAAACTTTGCACAGGAGCAAAAGCTTAGTAAATCTGGCCCTGGGTTCA GTCCACACTTTGTGGCCATCAACAACAAGAATGAAATCATAGTAACAGACTTCCACAACCACTCGGTTAAG GTGTTTAGTGCAGACGGCGAGTTCCTCTATAAATTTGGCTCGCATGGTGAAGGAAATGGGCAGTTTAATGCCCCGACAGGAGTGGCTGTTGATGCAAATGGGAACATCATTGTAGCAGACTGGGGTAACAGCAGGATACAG GTATTTGACAGCTCGGGCTCTTTCCTGTCCTACATCAACACGAGCGCAGACCCGCTGTATGGGCCGCAAGGTTTGGCGCTCACATCTGAAGGTCACGTGGTTGTTGCAGACTCTGGGAACCACTGTTTTAAAGTGTATCGCTACTTACAGTAG
- the trim3b gene encoding tripartite motif-containing protein 3b isoform X2 — protein sequence MSVTMAKRETGSTSPVVRQIDKQFLVCSICLDHFHNPKVLPCLHTFCERCLQNYIPAQSLTLSCPVCRQTSILPEKGVAALQNNFFITNLMEVLQRDPGCSRPEACNVLESVSAVVAGKPLSCPNHEGKVMEFYCESCETAMCLDCTEGEHREHVTVPLRDVLEQHKAALKNQLDAIRNRLPQLTVAIELVNEISRQLMERKTEAVNEISSTFEELERVLHQRKTALITDLENICSSKQKVLQSQLSSLQQAKEHIESSCNFTEQALCHGGAAEVLLVQKQMGDRAGALACHTFPERPHENCHLQCRLETEGLRRSIQNLGVLITTSAVGHTSVATGEGLRHAVIGQHTTITVTTKDKDGELVRSGNALLKAEITGPEGSKAVDVEVVDNKNGTYEVGYTLRSEGEHLFSLMLYGQPVRGSPFRLRAVKPSDVPQSPEDVKRRVKSPSGSGGHIRQKAVRRPSSMYSTTKKKENPIEDELIYRVGTRGREKGEFTNLQGISTCSGRVVVADSNNQCIQVFTNDGQFKLRFGVRGRSPGQLQRPTGVTVDMNGDIIVADYDNRWISIFSAEGKFKNKIGAGRLMGPKGVAVDRNGHIIAVDNKACCVFIFQSNGKLVTRFGARGSLDRQFAGPHFVAINNKNEIIVTDFHNHSVKVFSADGEFLYKFGSHGEGNGQFNAPTGVAVDANGNIIVADWGNSRIQVFDSSGSFLSYINTSADPLYGPQGLALTSEGHVVVADSGNHCFKVYRYLQ from the exons ATGTCTGTCACTATGGCTAAGCGTGAGACTGGCAGCACGAGTCCAGTGGTGCGGCAAATAGACAAGCAGTTCCTGGTCTGCAGCATCTGCCTTGATCACTTCCACAACCCCAAAGTGCTGCCCTGCTTACACACCTTCTGTGAACG GTGCTTACAGAACTACATCCCGGCTCAGTCACTGACTCTGTCGTGTCCGGTTTGCCGACAGACCTCCATCCTGCCTGAAAAAGGCGTAGCAGCGCTGCAGAATAACTTCTTCATCACTAATCTGATGGAGGTGCTGCAGAGAGATCCAGGATGTTCTCGTCCTGAGGCTTGCAATGTGCTGGAGTCTGTGAGTGCAGTAGTTGCTGGGAAGCCTCTGTCCTGCCCAAATCATGAGGGCAAG GTCATGGAGTTTTATTGTGAGTCCTGCGAAACTGCCATGTGTTTAGACTGTACAGAGGGAGAACACAGAGAACATGTCACTGTCCCTCTGAGGGATGTTCTAGAACAACACAAAGCAGCACTGAAGAATCAGCTAGATGCCATTCGAAACAG ATTGCCACAGCTCACAGTTGCGATTGAACTGGTGAATGAGATCTCCAGGCAGCTGATGGAGAGAAAGACTGAAGCAGTGAATGAAATCAGCAGTACATTTGAGGAGCTAGAGCGAGTTCTGCATCAACGTAAAACTGCCCTCATCACCGACCTAGAGAACATTTGCAGCTCCAAACAGAAG GTACTGCAGTCCCAGCTGTCATCATTGCAGCAGGCGAAAGAACATATCGAGAGCAGCTGCAACTTTACAGAACAGGCGCTGTGCCATGGGGGTGCTGCTGAAGTGCTTCTTGTGCAGAAGCAGATGGGGGATCGTGCAGGTGCTCTGGCTTGTCACACCTTTCCTGAACGTCCACATGAGAACTGCCATCTGCAGTGCCGCCTGGAGACTGAGGGCCTGCGGCGCTCCATCCAAAACCTGGGTGTCCTGATCACCACTAGTGCCGTTGGACACACTAGCGTGGCCACCGGGGAGGGCCTGAGGCATGCCGTCATCGGCCAGCACACCACTATCACAGTCACCACCAAGGACAAGGATGGAGAACTGGTGCGAAGCGGAAATGCACTTCTAAAAGCAGAGATCACAGGACCAGAAGGAAGCAAAGCAGTCGATGTTGAGGTAGTGGACAATAAAAATGGCACATATGAAGTGGGCTACACACTGAGGAGTGAGGgagaacatttattttcattaatgcTATATGGCCAACCTGTTAGAGGGAGTCCATTCAGACTGCGTGCCGTGAAGCCCAGCGATGTGCCTCAGTCACCTGAAGACGTAAAGAGGAGGGTAAAGTCGCCTAGTGGAAGTGGAGGACACATCAGGCAGAAAGCTGTGCGAAGACCCTCCAGCATGTACAGCACTACTAAGAAGAAGGAGAACCCTATTGAGGATGAACTTATCTACAGAGTAG GCACAAGAGGCCGGGAGAAGGGTGAGTTCACCAATCTTCAAGGCATCTCCACCTGCAGTGGCAGAGTTGTAGTGGCAGACAGCAACAACCAGTGCATACAG GTGTTTACTAATGACGGTCAGTTTAAACTGAGGTTTGGAGTGCGAGGTCGTTCACCAGGGCAACTGCAGCGACCAACAGGTGTGACAGTAGACATGAACGGAGACATCATAGTAGCTGATTATGATAATCGATGGATTAGCATCTTCTCCGCGGAAGGGAAGTTTAAG AATAAAATCGGTGCTGGGAGGTTGATGGGGCCAAAGGGCGTTGCAGTGGATCGTAATGGCCACATCATTGCCGTGGATAATAAAGCGTGCTGCGTCTTCATCTTCCAGTCTAATGGGAAACTGGTCACCAGGTTTGGGGCAAGGGGCTCGTTGGACAGACAGTTTGCAG GTCCACACTTTGTGGCCATCAACAACAAGAATGAAATCATAGTAACAGACTTCCACAACCACTCGGTTAAG GTGTTTAGTGCAGACGGCGAGTTCCTCTATAAATTTGGCTCGCATGGTGAAGGAAATGGGCAGTTTAATGCCCCGACAGGAGTGGCTGTTGATGCAAATGGGAACATCATTGTAGCAGACTGGGGTAACAGCAGGATACAG GTATTTGACAGCTCGGGCTCTTTCCTGTCCTACATCAACACGAGCGCAGACCCGCTGTATGGGCCGCAAGGTTTGGCGCTCACATCTGAAGGTCACGTGGTTGTTGCAGACTCTGGGAACCACTGTTTTAAAGTGTATCGCTACTTACAGTAG